A single genomic interval of Odontesthes bonariensis isolate fOdoBon6 chromosome 3, fOdoBon6.hap1, whole genome shotgun sequence harbors:
- the quob gene encoding quattro isoform X2 gives MNPESLDLSIQSALSALFPPFEATAPIVLSQLFRTIDERYHGDALQCLLDFLIPSKHLLESVQQAACAGYSDVVFRHEGWPLCLHDKTVVQLAPVNPLLLRPGDFYLQVEPFGDQAARIVLKCLLEEGGREVEETPIPETSYPSIFTGDWLLDINEGRHGTPLSRCLLCTDQGVIKLPWDKIAIPEFLDKPKLLPTCVEAPPVSNQMSVPFHFNSSTLPVEAVIPPNDLRMSASLRPVHSSRLIKMEHARRGPKAGSKPLIKPVGWVSPNTWETHNYQEIEGDYVDLVDIAKGKEFVDQQKNSQVNPPNSVLLKPVRPPPPVPHRNNEPCGRTFQCTGEPCTPCSQRKLGQELTDQDLKCRYRDSYLAALRNPVPFERGSVDLLAALEEVGLSEEADLGPRATFAAQKDHQENFCNHCKKPVTSNEYCQHKQCCERTPENFVLHHPSSSESENPIKESPAILKSIPGLSPGQRSQTKKNSHQLGHTACVHPVSDVCLPTCDGDLKSQRKGDIEKPSGKHKVKVRSLSTVSDTPTGNPVLFKLSNRSHSDICPETVTGIIQCQKGTQVDQETAKLERREGSKKVTDSHSSRSETLSITKGPDSKLLNSKAEKPSSPQLSATHADAQQTPQTKDSGFRRSSSLLELGIICLPGSRDRNGRAVVEVYGDRKEWMSPLVSAQTVCELLLYLHSIPRKDVRELGMTLVINARKKPPPLHLYKALLMAQEQALHAVHSIIIVMDKDTCPRPEKQPGLQIDMVNSTRALNKTVEASQLTSDLGGTFTYSHTDWLQFHQRLVSFTVELRGADSLLQKAIQKVDSRKQMDTAQEVQESIKEQKVSMKEVLEDVRLVTLQRGGGALLARMKREEFRFPQSEDYRDALESVTSLYNQVEEKLHTLVMRSNESLQHLEFLLRLKEMEDKILTAGMWFSTEGEQRLNDSSKTDDTLACTEKVLQDFNGFLLKSKEKQQHALTLIKEAEEMVGTSNSSPATDVFGTLVSTFKSNIEDFMLRTEQRQKELDTQVHVYTFCEQVTAMAKECLILSEQLEKGCNSAQTLSTLQMYEERLGGEFSSLHFQSLRAKACAVGSGASGMMKVWNAAWVQSQEVRQHLEKMQKKKGVDKNQIQQSTTVNPPEERGEMGREGKRSELGEAESSLILQSVSITEVVNTAKSNGESTDVSCFGHDLKNESKGNKNQEAKVLQVVETPIKYATRTPVFPQIEHCNPENKRKLKEHHSEADLRSASSTKEDKDFPLHQTLGRSLSEGSCVTSTSGLSPLNISHKHCHSRTHSLDQNLQPIQNLHISCNKSLWQRNLSCDNNKAEGERCAVSTQRPEHLRTQETSLTPTESNHSNTFLKVQKILEELLSTEREYAKALGYVREHYFPELERADVPQDLRGQRGSIFGNLEKLHDFHRHNFSDELESCMTEPFRVGRCFLKHRESFALYALYSKNKPQSDRLLINHGQAFFKQKQLKLGDKMDLWSYLLKPVQRISKYSLLLQDLMRECGPRQTREIAEIKAALEVIHFQLRHGNNLLAMDAIHHCDVNLKEQGQLIRQDEFLVTFRKKKCFRHIFLFQELILFSKTRKTDVGNDTYIYKQSFKTSDIGMTQNSGDSGLCFEIWFRKRKSQDTYTLQAVSREAKEAWTKDLERILWEQAIHNRGVLFRGPHAGKSVLGNWKQAFHGHQAK, from the exons AATCCAGAATCTCTGGACCTGTCTATCCAGAGTGCCTTGTCGGCCCTCTTCCCACCATTTGAGGCCACAGCACCCATCGTCCTCAGCCAGCTGTTTCGCACCATTGATGAACGTTACCACGGTGATGCACTGCAGTGCCTGCTGGACTTCCTCATTCCCTCCAAACACCTGCTGGAGAGTGTCCAACAGGCTGCATGT GCTGGATACTCTGATGTGGTTTTCCGCCATGAAGGCTGGCCTCTGTGTCTCCATGACAAAACTGTTGTCCAGTTAGCGCCTGTGAACCCATTGCTGTTGCGTCCTGGAGACTTCTATCTCCAGGTTGAACCCTTCGGTGACCAAGCGGCACGGATTGTCCTCAAATGTCTACTGGAGGAGGGAGGTCGGGAAGTTGAGGAGACCCCCATTCCTGAGACTTCTTACCCCAGCATCTTCACCGGAGACTGGCTGCTGGACATCAATGAAGGACGCCATGGGACTCCTCTGTCACGTTGTTTGCTTTGCACAGACCAAGGAGTAATCAAGTTGCCTTGGGACAAAATTGCCATCCCTGAGTTTTTAGACAAGCCTAAGCTCCTGCCCACCTGTGTGGAAGCACCTCCCGTGTCAAACCAGATGTCAGTTCCATTCCATTTTAACTCCTCCACCCTCCCAGTGGAAGCTGTGATTCCTCCAAATGATCTCAGGATGTCAGCGTCTCTGAGACCAGTGCACTCTTCCAGACTCATCAAAATGGAACACGCAAGACGAGGTCCCAAAGCAGGCTCAAAACCATTAATCAAACCTGTGGGTTGGGTTTCTCCTAATACCTGGGAGACTCACAACTACCAAGAGATAGAAGGGGATTATGTAGACCTGGTGGATATCGCCAAAGGGAAGGAGTTTGTGGATCAACAGAAAAACAGCCAAGTAAATCCACCCAATTCAGTTTTGCTCAAACCTGTCAGACCGCCCCCACCTGTACCACACAGGAATAATGAACCGTGTGGACGTACCTTTCAGTGTACAGGGGAGCCCTGTACACCATGCAGCCAAAGAAAGCTGGGGCAGGAGCTCACAGATCAAGACCTGAAGTGTAGGTACAGAGACTCCTACCTAGCAGCACTGAGAAATCCTGTCCCTTTTGAGAGGGGGAGTGTAGACCTTTTGGCAGCACTGGAGGAGGTAGGCCTGAGTGAAGAGGCGGACTTAGGACCCAGAGCCACATTTGCAGCACAAAAAGACCACCAAGAAAACTTCTGTAACCACTGTAAAAAACCTGTAACAAGCAATGAATACTGCCAGCACAAGCAATGCTGTGAGCGCACACCAGAGAACTTTGTGTTACACCATCCCTCTAGTTCTGAATCAGAAAACCCCATAAAGGAATCACCTGCCATTTTGAAATCAATCCCTGGTTTGAGCCCTGGTCAGAGAAGTCAGACTAAAAAAAATTCCCACCAGTTAGGACATACTGCTTGTGTGCATCCAGTATCAGATGTATGTTTGCCAACTTGTGATGGTGACTTAAAATCACAGCGGAAGGGGGACATTGAAAAACCATCGGGCAAACACAAAGTTAAAGTGAGGTCTCTGTCCACTGTGTCAGATACTCCTACAGGGAACCCTGTTCTCTTTAAACTCAGCAACAGGAGCCACAGCGATATTTGCCCTGAAACAGTCACAGGTATCATCCAATGTCAAAAAGGCACACAAGTGGATCAGGAGACTGCAAAGCTGGAAAGACGGGAAGGCTCAAAAAAAG TGACAGATTCACATTCAAGCAGAAGTGAAACTCTATCCATTACAAAGGGACCAGACTCGAAACTCCTCAACTCAAAGGCAGAAAAGCCATCTTCTCCACAACTTTCTGCAACACATGCTGACGCTCAGCAGACCCCACAAACTAAAGATTCTGGTttcaggaggagcagcagtctgCTTGAACTGGGCATCATTTGTTTGCCAG GCAGCAGGGACAGGAATGGCAGGGCAGTAGTGGAGGTTTATGGTGACAGGAAGGAGTGGATGTCCCCTCTTGTGTCAGCGCAGACTGTTTGTGAATTGCTGCTCTACTTACACTCCATACCAAG GAAAGATGTTCGAGAGCTGGGAATGACTTTGGTCATCAATgccaggaagaagcctcctccACTTCACCTCTACAAAGCGCTGCTGATGGCACAG GAGCAAGCGCTTCATGCTGTCCACAGCATCATCATTGTGATGGATAAGGACACTTGTCCACGACCTGAAAAACAACCTGGCCTGCAA ATTGACATGGTAAACTCCACGAGAGCCCTGAATAAGACAGTGGAAGCTTCCCAACTGACCTCTGACCTAGGAGGGACCTTCACATACAGTCATACAGACTGGTTACAGTTCCATCAG AGACTGGTATCTTTCACGGTTGAACTGCGAGGGGCAGACAGTTTGCTGCAAAAAGCCATCCAGAAAGTGGATAGCAGAAAACAAATGGACACTGCTCAG GAAGTGCAGGAAAGCATCAAGGAACAGAAGGTTTCAATGAAAGAGGTGCTGGAAGATGTTAGACTGGTAACTCTGCAAAGGGGAGGAGGAGCTTTACTGGCCAGGATGAAGAGAGAGGAGTTCAGATTTCCACAGTCTGAAGACTACAG AGATGCTTTGGAGTCAGTGACAAGTCTGTACAACCAAGTTGAGGAGAAGCTCCACACATTGGTGATGAGGTCAAATGAGTCACTGCAGCACCTGGAGTTCCTTCTCAGGCTCAAGGAGATGGAAGACAAAATCCTCACG GCAGGGATGTGGTTCAGCACAGAGGGTGAACAGAGACTGAatgactcttccaaaactgatgatACACTTGCGTGTACTGAAAAGGTCTTGCAAGATTTTAATGGATTCCTCCTGAAGTCTAAG GAGAAACAACAGCATGCCTTGACATTgataaaggaggcagaggaaatGGTAGGCACCAGTAACTCCAGTCCTGCAACAGATGTATTTGGTACTCTTGTCAGCACTTTTAAGTCCAACATAGAAGACTTCATGTTGCGGACAGAACAGAGGCAGAAAGAGCTGGACACACAAGTGCATGTGTACACCTTTTGTGAACAg GTTACAGCTATGGCCAAGGAATGTCTTATTTTATCGGAGCAACTAGAGAAAGGGTGTAACTCAGCTCAGACCTTAAGCACACTTCAAATGTATGAGGAGAGATTAGGTGGGGAATTCTCCTCCCTGCACTTCCAGTCTCTGAGAGCTAAAGCCTGCGCTGTGGGATCAGGGGCCTCTGGGATGATGAAGGTTTGGAATGCAGCCTGGGTTCAAAGCCAAGAAGTCAGGCAACATCTGGAGAAgatgcagaagaagaaaggTGTTGATAAGAACCAGATCCAGCAGTCCACAACTGTAAATCCTCCAGAGGAACGTGGAGAAATGGGAAGGGAGGGAAAAAGGAGTGAGCTGGGGGAAGCTGAGAGTTCTCTTATCCTACAGTCAGTCTCTATTACAGAAGTAGTCAATACTGCAAAGAGTAATGGAGAAAGCACTGATGTTTCATGCTTTGGACATGATTTGAAAAATGagtcaaaagggaacaaaaaccaGGAAGCAAAAGTACTGCAGGTTGTTGAAACACCAATTAAATATGCCACAAGGACTCCTGTTTTCCCACAAATTGAGCACTGCAATCCggaaaacaaaaggaagctAAAAGAACACCACAGCGAAGCAGATCTGAGGAGCGCAAGCTCTACAAAAGAGGACAAGGATTTTCCTTTGCATCAAACTTTGGGTCGGTCCCTAAGTGAGGGCTCATGTGTGACGAGCACCTCTGGCCTTTCACCTTTGAATATAAGTCACAAACACTGTCACAGTAGGACACATTCACTGGATCAGAATCTGCAGCCCATCCAAAATCTGCACATTTCCTGCAACAAAAGTTTATGGCAGAGAAACCTGAGCTGCGACAATAATAAAGCGGAGGGTGAAAGATGTGCAGTCTCCACCCAGAGACCCGAACATTTAAGGACTCAAGAGACGTCACTCACACCAACAGAAAGCAACCATAGCAACACTTTTTT GAAAGTACAGAAGATCTTGGAGGAGCTGCTATCTACAGAGAGGGAGTATGCCAAAGCCCTGGGTTATGTCCGAGAGCACTACTTCCCTGAGCTGGAGAGAGCTGACGTCCCTCAGGACCTCAGGGGCCAGAGGGGGAGCATTTTTGGTAACTTAGAAAAACTCCATGACTTCCACCGTCATAATTTCTCGGATGAGTTGGAGAGCTGCATGACAGAACCTTTCAGAGTGGGCCGCTGCTTTCTAAAACAT agagagagCTTTGCTTTGTATGCCCTGTACAGCAAGAACAAACCACAGTCTGATCGTCTTCTCATCAATCACGGACAGGCTTTTTTCAAG CAAAAGCAGTTGAAGCTGGGGGATAAAATGGACTTGTGGTCGTACCTGCTGAAGCCCGTACAGCGCATCAGTAAGTACAGCTTGCTGCTGCAGGACTTGATGAGGGAGTGTGGACCAAGACAAACCAGAGAGATTGCTGAGATCAAGGCAGCCCTGGAGGTCATCCACTTCCAGCTCCGCCATGGCAACAACCTGTTGGCCATGGATGCTATCCACCACTGTGAT GTTAATCTAAAGGAGCAGGGGCAGCTGATACGTCAGGATGAGTTCTTGGTGACGTTCAGGAAGAAGAAATGTTTCCGtcacattttcctttttcaagAACTCATTCTCTTTAGCAAGACCAGAAAGACAGATGTAGGAAATGACACATATATCTACAAACAATCATTCAAG ACGTCTGACATAGGCATGACTCAAAACAGTGGTGACAGTGGCTTGTGTTTTGAGATCTGGTTCAGAAAGAGGAAAAGCCAGGACACATACACACTGCAAGCAGTTAGCCGAGAGGCGAAGGAGGCCTGGACCAAGGACCTGGAGCGGATCCTCTGGGAGCAGGCCATACACAACAGAG GTGTTCTTTTCAGAGGTCCGCATGCAGGAAAGAGTGTTCTTGGGAATTGGAAACAAGCCTTTCATGGACATCAAGCCAAGTGA
- the quob gene encoding quattro isoform X4: MNPESLDLSIQSALSALFPPFEATAPIVLSQLFRTIDERYHGDALQCLLDFLIPSKHLLESVQQAACAGYSDVVFRHEGWPLCLHDKTVVQLAPVNPLLLRPGDFYLQVEPFGDQAARIVLKCLLEEGGREVEETPIPETSYPSIFTGDWLLDINEGRHGTPLSRCLLCTDQGVIKLPWDKIAIPEFLDKPKLLPTCVEAPPVSNQMSVPFHFNSSTLPVEAVIPPNDLRMSASLRPVHSSRLIKMEHARRGPKAGSKPLIKPVGWVSPNTWETHNYQEIEGDYVDLVDIAKGKEFVDQQKNSQVNPPNSVLLKPVRPPPPVPHRNNEPCGRTFQCTGEPCTPCSQRKLGQELTDQDLKCRYRDSYLAALRNPVPFERGSVDLLAALEEVGLSEEADLGPRATFAAQKDHQENFCNHCKKPVTSNEYCQHKQCCERTPENFVLHHPSSSESENPIKESPAILKSIPGLSPGQRSQTKKNSHQLGHTACVHPVSDVCLPTCDGDLKSQRKGDIEKPSGKHKVKVRSLSTVSDTPTGNPVLFKLSNRSHSDICPETVTGIIQCQKGTQVDQETAKLERREGSKKVTDSHSSRSETLSITKGPDSKLLNSKAEKPSSPQLSATHADAQQTPQTKDSGFRRSSSLLELGIICLPGSRDRNGRAVVEVYGDRKEWMSPLVSAQTVCELLLYLHSIPRKDVRELGMTLVINARKKPPPLHLYKALLMAQEQALHAVHSIIIVMDKDTCPRPEKQPGLQIDMVNSTRALNKTVEASQLTSDLGGTFTYSHTDWLQFHQRLVSFTVELRGADSLLQKAIQKVDSRKQMDTAQEVQESIKEQKVSMKEVLEDVRLVTLQRGGGALLARMKREEFRFPQSEDYRDALESVTSLYNQVEEKLHTLVMRSNESLQHLEFLLRLKEMEDKILTAGMWFSTEGEQRLNDSSKTDDTLACTEKVLQDFNGFLLKSKEKQQHALTLIKEAEEMVGTSNSSPATDVFGTLVSTFKSNIEDFMLRTEQRQKELDTQVHVYTFCEQVTAMAKECLILSEQLEKGCNSAQTLSTLQMYEERLGGEFSSLHFQSLRAKACAVGSGASGMMKVWNAAWVQSQEVRQHLEKMQKKKGVDKNQIQQSTTVNPPEERGEMGREGKRSELGEAESSLILQSVSITEVVNTAKSNGESTDVSCFGHDLKNESKGNKNQEAKVLQVVETPIKYATRTPVFPQIEHCNPENKRKLKEHHSEADLRSASSTKEDKDFPLHQTLGRSLSEGSCVTSTSGLSPLNISHKHCHSRTHSLDQNLQPIQNLHISCNKSLWQRNLSCDNNKAEGERCAVSTQRPEHLRTQETSLTPTESNHSNTFLKVQKILEELLSTEREYAKALGYVREHYFPELERADVPQDLRGQRGSIFGNLEKLHDFHRHNFSDELESCMTEPFRVGRCFLKHRESFALYALYSKNKPQSDRLLINHGQAFFKQKQLKLGDKMDLWSYLLKPVQRISKYSLLLQDLMRECGPRQTREIAEIKAALEVIHFQLRHGNNLLAMDAIHHCDLSAILLEAGSQFPGRTEMPFVTKG, from the exons AATCCAGAATCTCTGGACCTGTCTATCCAGAGTGCCTTGTCGGCCCTCTTCCCACCATTTGAGGCCACAGCACCCATCGTCCTCAGCCAGCTGTTTCGCACCATTGATGAACGTTACCACGGTGATGCACTGCAGTGCCTGCTGGACTTCCTCATTCCCTCCAAACACCTGCTGGAGAGTGTCCAACAGGCTGCATGT GCTGGATACTCTGATGTGGTTTTCCGCCATGAAGGCTGGCCTCTGTGTCTCCATGACAAAACTGTTGTCCAGTTAGCGCCTGTGAACCCATTGCTGTTGCGTCCTGGAGACTTCTATCTCCAGGTTGAACCCTTCGGTGACCAAGCGGCACGGATTGTCCTCAAATGTCTACTGGAGGAGGGAGGTCGGGAAGTTGAGGAGACCCCCATTCCTGAGACTTCTTACCCCAGCATCTTCACCGGAGACTGGCTGCTGGACATCAATGAAGGACGCCATGGGACTCCTCTGTCACGTTGTTTGCTTTGCACAGACCAAGGAGTAATCAAGTTGCCTTGGGACAAAATTGCCATCCCTGAGTTTTTAGACAAGCCTAAGCTCCTGCCCACCTGTGTGGAAGCACCTCCCGTGTCAAACCAGATGTCAGTTCCATTCCATTTTAACTCCTCCACCCTCCCAGTGGAAGCTGTGATTCCTCCAAATGATCTCAGGATGTCAGCGTCTCTGAGACCAGTGCACTCTTCCAGACTCATCAAAATGGAACACGCAAGACGAGGTCCCAAAGCAGGCTCAAAACCATTAATCAAACCTGTGGGTTGGGTTTCTCCTAATACCTGGGAGACTCACAACTACCAAGAGATAGAAGGGGATTATGTAGACCTGGTGGATATCGCCAAAGGGAAGGAGTTTGTGGATCAACAGAAAAACAGCCAAGTAAATCCACCCAATTCAGTTTTGCTCAAACCTGTCAGACCGCCCCCACCTGTACCACACAGGAATAATGAACCGTGTGGACGTACCTTTCAGTGTACAGGGGAGCCCTGTACACCATGCAGCCAAAGAAAGCTGGGGCAGGAGCTCACAGATCAAGACCTGAAGTGTAGGTACAGAGACTCCTACCTAGCAGCACTGAGAAATCCTGTCCCTTTTGAGAGGGGGAGTGTAGACCTTTTGGCAGCACTGGAGGAGGTAGGCCTGAGTGAAGAGGCGGACTTAGGACCCAGAGCCACATTTGCAGCACAAAAAGACCACCAAGAAAACTTCTGTAACCACTGTAAAAAACCTGTAACAAGCAATGAATACTGCCAGCACAAGCAATGCTGTGAGCGCACACCAGAGAACTTTGTGTTACACCATCCCTCTAGTTCTGAATCAGAAAACCCCATAAAGGAATCACCTGCCATTTTGAAATCAATCCCTGGTTTGAGCCCTGGTCAGAGAAGTCAGACTAAAAAAAATTCCCACCAGTTAGGACATACTGCTTGTGTGCATCCAGTATCAGATGTATGTTTGCCAACTTGTGATGGTGACTTAAAATCACAGCGGAAGGGGGACATTGAAAAACCATCGGGCAAACACAAAGTTAAAGTGAGGTCTCTGTCCACTGTGTCAGATACTCCTACAGGGAACCCTGTTCTCTTTAAACTCAGCAACAGGAGCCACAGCGATATTTGCCCTGAAACAGTCACAGGTATCATCCAATGTCAAAAAGGCACACAAGTGGATCAGGAGACTGCAAAGCTGGAAAGACGGGAAGGCTCAAAAAAAG TGACAGATTCACATTCAAGCAGAAGTGAAACTCTATCCATTACAAAGGGACCAGACTCGAAACTCCTCAACTCAAAGGCAGAAAAGCCATCTTCTCCACAACTTTCTGCAACACATGCTGACGCTCAGCAGACCCCACAAACTAAAGATTCTGGTttcaggaggagcagcagtctgCTTGAACTGGGCATCATTTGTTTGCCAG GCAGCAGGGACAGGAATGGCAGGGCAGTAGTGGAGGTTTATGGTGACAGGAAGGAGTGGATGTCCCCTCTTGTGTCAGCGCAGACTGTTTGTGAATTGCTGCTCTACTTACACTCCATACCAAG GAAAGATGTTCGAGAGCTGGGAATGACTTTGGTCATCAATgccaggaagaagcctcctccACTTCACCTCTACAAAGCGCTGCTGATGGCACAG GAGCAAGCGCTTCATGCTGTCCACAGCATCATCATTGTGATGGATAAGGACACTTGTCCACGACCTGAAAAACAACCTGGCCTGCAA ATTGACATGGTAAACTCCACGAGAGCCCTGAATAAGACAGTGGAAGCTTCCCAACTGACCTCTGACCTAGGAGGGACCTTCACATACAGTCATACAGACTGGTTACAGTTCCATCAG AGACTGGTATCTTTCACGGTTGAACTGCGAGGGGCAGACAGTTTGCTGCAAAAAGCCATCCAGAAAGTGGATAGCAGAAAACAAATGGACACTGCTCAG GAAGTGCAGGAAAGCATCAAGGAACAGAAGGTTTCAATGAAAGAGGTGCTGGAAGATGTTAGACTGGTAACTCTGCAAAGGGGAGGAGGAGCTTTACTGGCCAGGATGAAGAGAGAGGAGTTCAGATTTCCACAGTCTGAAGACTACAG AGATGCTTTGGAGTCAGTGACAAGTCTGTACAACCAAGTTGAGGAGAAGCTCCACACATTGGTGATGAGGTCAAATGAGTCACTGCAGCACCTGGAGTTCCTTCTCAGGCTCAAGGAGATGGAAGACAAAATCCTCACG GCAGGGATGTGGTTCAGCACAGAGGGTGAACAGAGACTGAatgactcttccaaaactgatgatACACTTGCGTGTACTGAAAAGGTCTTGCAAGATTTTAATGGATTCCTCCTGAAGTCTAAG GAGAAACAACAGCATGCCTTGACATTgataaaggaggcagaggaaatGGTAGGCACCAGTAACTCCAGTCCTGCAACAGATGTATTTGGTACTCTTGTCAGCACTTTTAAGTCCAACATAGAAGACTTCATGTTGCGGACAGAACAGAGGCAGAAAGAGCTGGACACACAAGTGCATGTGTACACCTTTTGTGAACAg GTTACAGCTATGGCCAAGGAATGTCTTATTTTATCGGAGCAACTAGAGAAAGGGTGTAACTCAGCTCAGACCTTAAGCACACTTCAAATGTATGAGGAGAGATTAGGTGGGGAATTCTCCTCCCTGCACTTCCAGTCTCTGAGAGCTAAAGCCTGCGCTGTGGGATCAGGGGCCTCTGGGATGATGAAGGTTTGGAATGCAGCCTGGGTTCAAAGCCAAGAAGTCAGGCAACATCTGGAGAAgatgcagaagaagaaaggTGTTGATAAGAACCAGATCCAGCAGTCCACAACTGTAAATCCTCCAGAGGAACGTGGAGAAATGGGAAGGGAGGGAAAAAGGAGTGAGCTGGGGGAAGCTGAGAGTTCTCTTATCCTACAGTCAGTCTCTATTACAGAAGTAGTCAATACTGCAAAGAGTAATGGAGAAAGCACTGATGTTTCATGCTTTGGACATGATTTGAAAAATGagtcaaaagggaacaaaaaccaGGAAGCAAAAGTACTGCAGGTTGTTGAAACACCAATTAAATATGCCACAAGGACTCCTGTTTTCCCACAAATTGAGCACTGCAATCCggaaaacaaaaggaagctAAAAGAACACCACAGCGAAGCAGATCTGAGGAGCGCAAGCTCTACAAAAGAGGACAAGGATTTTCCTTTGCATCAAACTTTGGGTCGGTCCCTAAGTGAGGGCTCATGTGTGACGAGCACCTCTGGCCTTTCACCTTTGAATATAAGTCACAAACACTGTCACAGTAGGACACATTCACTGGATCAGAATCTGCAGCCCATCCAAAATCTGCACATTTCCTGCAACAAAAGTTTATGGCAGAGAAACCTGAGCTGCGACAATAATAAAGCGGAGGGTGAAAGATGTGCAGTCTCCACCCAGAGACCCGAACATTTAAGGACTCAAGAGACGTCACTCACACCAACAGAAAGCAACCATAGCAACACTTTTTT GAAAGTACAGAAGATCTTGGAGGAGCTGCTATCTACAGAGAGGGAGTATGCCAAAGCCCTGGGTTATGTCCGAGAGCACTACTTCCCTGAGCTGGAGAGAGCTGACGTCCCTCAGGACCTCAGGGGCCAGAGGGGGAGCATTTTTGGTAACTTAGAAAAACTCCATGACTTCCACCGTCATAATTTCTCGGATGAGTTGGAGAGCTGCATGACAGAACCTTTCAGAGTGGGCCGCTGCTTTCTAAAACAT agagagagCTTTGCTTTGTATGCCCTGTACAGCAAGAACAAACCACAGTCTGATCGTCTTCTCATCAATCACGGACAGGCTTTTTTCAAG CAAAAGCAGTTGAAGCTGGGGGATAAAATGGACTTGTGGTCGTACCTGCTGAAGCCCGTACAGCGCATCAGTAAGTACAGCTTGCTGCTGCAGGACTTGATGAGGGAGTGTGGACCAAGACAAACCAGAGAGATTGCTGAGATCAAGGCAGCCCTGGAGGTCATCCACTTCCAGCTCCGCCATGGCAACAACCTGTTGGCCATGGATGCTATCCACCACTGTGAT TTGTCTGCGATATTACTGGAAGCAGGGAGTCAATTTCCAGGCAGGACTGAAATGCCATTTGTTACAAAag GTTAA